The following proteins come from a genomic window of Dreissena polymorpha isolate Duluth1 chromosome 1, UMN_Dpol_1.0, whole genome shotgun sequence:
- the LOC127859501 gene encoding uncharacterized protein LOC127859501, with protein sequence MLWLFGAIYKFLVDSIVDFVFFVLVDAVAKTPLKEARTEEEKRTIWLMESLALGVVCLLIYMLDHTPYVGLTLTLTTLMYTQLAGKIKIRTWWRNLFERWEEHQHHTENVQLINEKQKCMEMWRKISMPAPVSKPVLNRLTDFITRKSEAKMNAPVNPVFSMNKMFVPPYPAPETQQNVGGMNPSVGAINNPGMSVSPDFLQNNTEKPKAFEPPSSQNYESSPAFSSTPNSKASIFQPDSSPIRPVSSWLGRADLKRRPLRTFESRESPQYSFSNTQSNIRNRFMSAFGYKDKSQKPAGLRNEGQNLCFLNCVIQCLSRTPGLVDKLYWEINHEQDCSATESAMISALTELMDQCKKMQADGVLDPTQFRAAVAQLNSGLVVAPTVRQYQQDTAEFFMWLMESLHNALKKTPNKDVEADSNLVMLKFIYGDLSDRRISDLKKACRREIDSANGLNNDSYAEPIQRLSDLEWLTYKQSNHSVVDNLFTGQLVEAYHCLIDNHLTVTTQTFNILPVPIVCPRDLSGLVHVEDCFTKFCNVEHLAGTEGFQCGHCNKTNSVANHCPPSGHQKNLRSKVVQSSQGSVDSAFHSTLLSNSSCMSPIPRPDGLNDSGFHDNVFRTSTPVGEGSRFVFPSRSIREIERRCLLRQLPECLVIQLMRFSYNQFTQQSRKINSAVSIPVKGLDLTSIVYDNVTNREDMSPGQRVKKYDLYGVCVHLGAESTNFGHYICYCLSENGIWYKFDDELVWEVNIDYEMTTREIRENAYLLFYKRAKDE encoded by the exons ATGCTTTGGCTCTTTGGAGCCATTTATAAATTCCTTGTCGATTCGATCGTCGACTTTGTTTTTTTCGTCCTTGTCGACGCGGTGGCCAAAACTCCTTTAAAAGAAGCAAG AACTGAAGAGGAGAAGCGAACAATATGGCTGATGGAATCCCTTGCACTTGGTGTTGTATGTCTGTTGATATACATGCTGGACCACACTCCCTATGTTGGTCTAACACTCACCCTGACCACTCTGATGTACACCCAACTGGCTGGGAAAATTAAAATCAG AACCTGGTGGCGCAACCTGTTTGAACGATGGGAGGAACACCAGCATCACACAGAGAATGTTCAGCTGATCAATGAAAAACAGAAATGTATGGAGATGTGGCGGAAAATCAGCATGCCTGCTCCAGTGAGCAAACCTGTGCTGAACCGCCTAACAGACTTCATAACTCGCAAATCAGAAGCAAAGATGAATGCACCTGTCAACCCTGTGTtttcaatgaacaaaatgtttgttccACCGTATCCTGCCCCAGAGACGCAGCAGAATGTGGGTGGTATGAATCCATCTGTCGGTGCAATAAATAACCCTGGTATGAGTGTGTCTCctgattttttacaaaataacactGAAAAACCAAAGGCGTTCGAGCCTCCCTCTTCACAAAACTACGAGTCTAGCCCAGCATTTTCAAGCACACCAAATTCAAAAGCCTCAATTTTTCAGCCTGATAGCTCTCCTATAAGACCAGTCAGTAGCTGGCTAGGGAGAGCTGATCTTAAACGTAGACCTCTTAGGACGTTTGAGTCACGCGAGAGTCCACAGTACTCCTTTTCAAATACTCAATCCAATATACGCAACAGATTCATGTCGGCATTCGGATACAAGGACAAATCTCAGAAACCAGCTGGTTTAAGAAACGAAGGGCAAAACTTGTGTTTCTTGAACTGTGTGATACAATGCTTGTCTCGTACACCAGGTCTTGTGGACAAATTGTACTGGGAAATAAACCATGAGCAGGATTGTTCAGCGACCGAGTCAGCCATGATTTCTGCACTCACAGAACTAATGGACCAGTGCAAGAAAATGCAGGCGGATGGTGTGTTGGATCCCACACAGTTTCGGGCTGCTGTTGCCCAGTTGAATTCAGGACTTGTTGTTGCACCCACCGTCCGCCAGTATCAGCAAGACACTGCCGAGTTCTTTATGTGGCTGATGGAATCATTGCATAATGCTTTAAAGAAGACACCTAACAAAG ACGTGGAAGCTGATTCAAACTTAGTGATGTTGAAGTTTATATATGGCGATCTCTCTGACAGACGGATAAGTGATCTCAAGAAAGCATGCAGGAGGGAG ATTGACTCAGCTAATGGTCTCAACAACGACAGCTATGCAGAGCCAATACAGAGACTGTCGGACCTAGAATGGCTGACCTACAAACAGTCCAACCACTCTGTGGTGGACAACCTGTTTACAGGTCAGCTGGTGGAGGCCTACCATTGCCTTATAGACAACCATCTTACTGTGACCACACAGACTTTCAACATACTGCCCGTACCTATTGTGTGTCCCCGGGATCTCTCAGGGCTTGTCCACGTGGAAGATTGCTTCACAAAGTTCTGCAATGTTGAACATCTAGCAGGGACTGAGGGCTTTCAGTGTGGTCATTGCAACAAGACAAACTCAGTAGCCAATCACTGCCCTCCGTCAGGGCATCAGAAAAACTTGAGATCCAAAGTTGTGCAAAGTTCGCAAGGCAGCGTAGACTCAGCATTTCATTCCACATTGTTGTCTAATTCatcatgcatgtcccccataccTCGACCTGATGGCTTAAATGATAGTGGTTTTCATGACAATGTATTTCGGACGTCCACACCCGTAGGTGAAGGTTCAAGGTTTGTGTTCCCCTCGCGGAGTATAAGAGAAATTGAACGGCGGTGCCTGTTGCGTCAGCTTCCAGAGTGTCTTGTTATACAGCTCATGAGATTTTCGTACAATCAGTTCACACAGCAGAGTCGGAAAATAAATTCGGCAGTCAGTATTCCAGTGAAAGGTCTCGATCTCACAAGCATCGTGTATGACAATGTGACAAATAGGGAGGACATGTCGCCTGGGCAGAGGGTGAAGAAGTATGACTTGTACGGGGTGTGTGTTCACCTGGGGGCCGAGTCCACCAACTTTGGGCATTATATCTGTTACTGCCTTTCTGAAAAcggaatatggtacaagtttgacGATGAGCTGGTATGGGAGGTGAACATTGACTACGAAATGACCACCAGGGAAATTAGGGAAAATGCgtatctcttgttttataaaagGGCAAAAGATGAATGA
- the LOC127859717 gene encoding uncharacterized protein LOC127859717 isoform X1, which produces MTAKYLLVISILNVLNVSSGLTVATYNIWNEMFNWEMRKTRIVEMIKDSQVDVIALQEVRGSERLTTDNQLEELRTLLPREYKWSYYKMATNVTLLADMIDDPRGQEGIGVISRCEIVDKTVTSLHPNTQNPDKNRRLAVSVRIRDAAGLIFDLVAVHLSYYRQQQCENIADVLNFVNKRDMKNVILLGDFNTYNDYEWPVRLVTDKLDHNNPCTRLINSKWPSMNKGLYKDAWISTNPEEKGLTFSNMPTPGLESRPDRIIVSSHLHVKSVRRLGDGSRYRQRYEGAIHWSRFVTVVQSAWLSYHGISGYPCRHDCGPHGSCICGICVAVGNENNCRLPNCEQCNEQTFKRGLVIFVIFLFFFVHLFHSILAILSVGSSSYGDVVYSILGFKCCLFNPKLCETQSKFSRKTNVLLRHCQKWLIFRLPPYWQLLLSIVLFICLYIYAKNVLVNVIDITYNILAEEFFPSDHLMVIADVS; this is translated from the exons ATGACTGCAAAATATCTTTTGGTGATATCTATTCTTAATGTTCTTAACGTTTCTTCTGGGCTAACAGTTGCAACTTACAATATCTGGAACGAGATGTTTAACTGGGAAATGCGAAAGACACGAATTGTTGAAATG ATCAAGGATTCACAGGTAGATGTCATAGCTTTGCAAGAAGTCAGAGGTAGTGAAAGATTGACCACAGACAACCAGTTAGAAGAATTACGGACATTGTTACCTAGAGAGTACAAATGGTCCTACTACAAAATGGCTACTAATGTCACGCTTCTGGCTGATATGATTGATGATCCCAGGGGCCAAGAAG GTATTGGAGTGATCAGCCGATGTGAGATTGTGGACAAAACTGTGACCTCTCTGCACCCAAATACACAGAATCCAGACAAGAACAGACGCCTTGCAGTCAGTGTGCGAATCAGAGATGCAGCTGGGCTAATCTTTGACCTGGTTGCTGTCCACTTGTCATATTACAGGCAGCAACAATGCGAGAATATTGCAGATGTGCTTAATTTTGTTAATA AAAGGGATATGAAGAATGTGATACTGTTGGGTGACTTCAACACTTACAATGACTATGAATGGCCTGTGAGGTTGGTGACAGACAAATTGGACCACAACAACCCCTGTACACGCCTCATCAACAGCAAATGGCCAAGCATGAACAAAGGCTTATACAAAGATGCCTGGATATCTACCAATCCAGAGGAGAAAGGCCTTACATTCAGTAATATG CCAACTCCGGGATTAGAAAGCCGTCCAGACAGAATCATTGTGAGCAGCCATCTTCATGTGAAATCAGTGAGGCGTCTAGGAGATGGTTCAAGGTACAGGCAGAGATATGAGGGCGCCATCCATTGGTCCAGATTTGTAACTGTCGTCCAATCAGCATGGCTCTCTTATCATGGAATATCAGGGTATCCTTGCAGACATGACTGTGGACCTCATGGCTCGTGTATTTGTGGGATTTGTGTTGCTGTGGGCAACGAGAACAACTGCAGgttgccaaactgtgaacagTGCAATGAACAGACGTTTAAACGTGGTTTAgtcatatttgtaatatttttgttcttttttgtccatttatttcattcaattttagcaatattgaGCGTAGGTTCCAGTTCATATGGCGATGTTGTCTATTCAATACTTGGATTTAAGTGTTGCCTGTTTAATCCAAAGTTATGTGAAACTCAATCTAAATTCTCTaggaaaacaaatgttctgttaCGACATTGCCAGAAATGGCTGATATTTCGGCTGCCTCCATATTGGCAGCTTCTGCTGtccattgttttgtttatttgtttatacatatatGCAAAAAATGTACTAGTAAATGTTATCGATATAACTTACAATATATTGGCAGAGGAATTTTTTCCTTCTGATCATCTGATGGTAATAGCAGATGTATCATGA
- the LOC127859717 gene encoding uncharacterized protein LOC127859717 isoform X3, whose amino-acid sequence MTAKYLLVISILNVLNVSSGLTVATYNIWNEMFNWEMRKTRIVEMIKDSQVDVIALQEVRGSERLTTDNQLEELRTLLPREYKWSYYKMATNVTLLADMIDDPRGQEGIGVISRCEIVDKTVTSLHPNTQNPDKNRRLAVSVRIRDAAGLIFDLVAVHLSYYRQQQCENIADVLNFVNKRDMKNVILLGDFNTYNDYEWPVRLVTDKLDHNNPCTRLINSKWPSMNKGLYKDAWISTNPEEKGLTFTNSGIRKPSRQNHCEQPSSCEISEASRRWFKVQAEI is encoded by the exons ATGACTGCAAAATATCTTTTGGTGATATCTATTCTTAATGTTCTTAACGTTTCTTCTGGGCTAACAGTTGCAACTTACAATATCTGGAACGAGATGTTTAACTGGGAAATGCGAAAGACACGAATTGTTGAAATG ATCAAGGATTCACAGGTAGATGTCATAGCTTTGCAAGAAGTCAGAGGTAGTGAAAGATTGACCACAGACAACCAGTTAGAAGAATTACGGACATTGTTACCTAGAGAGTACAAATGGTCCTACTACAAAATGGCTACTAATGTCACGCTTCTGGCTGATATGATTGATGATCCCAGGGGCCAAGAAG GTATTGGAGTGATCAGCCGATGTGAGATTGTGGACAAAACTGTGACCTCTCTGCACCCAAATACACAGAATCCAGACAAGAACAGACGCCTTGCAGTCAGTGTGCGAATCAGAGATGCAGCTGGGCTAATCTTTGACCTGGTTGCTGTCCACTTGTCATATTACAGGCAGCAACAATGCGAGAATATTGCAGATGTGCTTAATTTTGTTAATA AAAGGGATATGAAGAATGTGATACTGTTGGGTGACTTCAACACTTACAATGACTATGAATGGCCTGTGAGGTTGGTGACAGACAAATTGGACCACAACAACCCCTGTACACGCCTCATCAACAGCAAATGGCCAAGCATGAACAAAGGCTTATACAAAGATGCCTGGATATCTACCAATCCAGAGGAGAAAGGCCTTACATTCA CCAACTCCGGGATTAGAAAGCCGTCCAGACAGAATCATTGTGAGCAGCCATCTTCATGTGAAATCAGTGAGGCGTCTAGGAGATGGTTCAAGGTACAGGCAGAGATATGA
- the LOC127859717 gene encoding uncharacterized protein LOC127859717 isoform X2 produces the protein MTAKYLLVISILNVLNVSSGLTVATYNIWNEMFNWEMRKTRIVEMIKDSQVDVIALQEVRGSERLTTDNQLEELRTLLPREYKWSYYKMATNVTLLADMIDDPRGQEGIGVISRCEIVDKTVTSLHPNTQNPDKNRRLAVSVRIRDAAGLIFDLVAVHLSYYRQQQCENIADVLNFVNKRDMKNVILLGDFNTYNDYEWPVRLVTDKLDHNNPCTRLINSKWPSMNKGLYKDAWISTNPEEKGLTFSNMVHSNSGIRKPSRQNHCEQPSSCEISEASRRWFKVQAEI, from the exons ATGACTGCAAAATATCTTTTGGTGATATCTATTCTTAATGTTCTTAACGTTTCTTCTGGGCTAACAGTTGCAACTTACAATATCTGGAACGAGATGTTTAACTGGGAAATGCGAAAGACACGAATTGTTGAAATG ATCAAGGATTCACAGGTAGATGTCATAGCTTTGCAAGAAGTCAGAGGTAGTGAAAGATTGACCACAGACAACCAGTTAGAAGAATTACGGACATTGTTACCTAGAGAGTACAAATGGTCCTACTACAAAATGGCTACTAATGTCACGCTTCTGGCTGATATGATTGATGATCCCAGGGGCCAAGAAG GTATTGGAGTGATCAGCCGATGTGAGATTGTGGACAAAACTGTGACCTCTCTGCACCCAAATACACAGAATCCAGACAAGAACAGACGCCTTGCAGTCAGTGTGCGAATCAGAGATGCAGCTGGGCTAATCTTTGACCTGGTTGCTGTCCACTTGTCATATTACAGGCAGCAACAATGCGAGAATATTGCAGATGTGCTTAATTTTGTTAATA AAAGGGATATGAAGAATGTGATACTGTTGGGTGACTTCAACACTTACAATGACTATGAATGGCCTGTGAGGTTGGTGACAGACAAATTGGACCACAACAACCCCTGTACACGCCTCATCAACAGCAAATGGCCAAGCATGAACAAAGGCTTATACAAAGATGCCTGGATATCTACCAATCCAGAGGAGAAAGGCCTTACATTCAGTAATATGGTACATT CCAACTCCGGGATTAGAAAGCCGTCCAGACAGAATCATTGTGAGCAGCCATCTTCATGTGAAATCAGTGAGGCGTCTAGGAGATGGTTCAAGGTACAGGCAGAGATATGA
- the LOC127859801 gene encoding pre-mRNA-splicing factor 18-like produces the protein MDILKAELERKKRQLKENSDIMAPDKKYFKRGDLAAKQAEEYWSRHRRSVRVESVEVIEDPKTEQMSGNDKKTQEQMVVHRKEVIRRLRDLKEPILLFGESEYDAFVRLKRLEAMEPDFNKGMGAGANDFKAAMDRVEEDYMEEIMKSTEGDGGSKSKHTVSIKDDGTTLDDLEQWKEQLGKGDSNKDQDIILRYLKFVLTTWGLDINKKTVEEKRSLKGRMNAAMHQQTVTYMKPMFRKLKSKTMQADILECLVQIMGYLLDRHYLKANDSYLEMAIGNAPWPIGVTMVGIHARTGREKISSRYVAHVLNDETQRKYIQGLKRIMTQAQVFFPTDPSRSVNFEPIHH, from the exons ATGGATATTTTAAAGGCAGAGCTAGAGAGAAAGAAACGGCAGCTGAAGGAAAATAGTGATATCATG GCTCCTGATAAGAAGTACTTTAAACGAGGGGATCTGGCAGCTAAACAAGCAGAAGAGTATTGGAGTCGTCACAGGCGCAGTGTGCGAGTGGAGAGTGTGGAAGTTATTGAG GATCCCAAAACAGAACAAATGTCTGGAAATGATAAGAAAACACAGGAACAGATGGTTGTTCACAGAAAAGAG GTTATCCGTCGCCTTCGAGATTTAAAAGAACCCATCTTGCTATTTGGTGAGTCTGAGTATGATGCCTTCGTGAGACTGAAGAGACTGGAAGCCATGGAACCGGACTTCAATAAA GGTATGGGTGCTGGTGCGAATGACTTCAAAGCTGCAATGGACAGAGTTGAGGAGGACTACATGGAGGAAATCATGAAGTCCACAGAGGGGGACGGGGGCAGCAAGAGTAAACACACAGTCTCCATCAAGGATGATGGGACCACATTAGACGATTTAGAG CAATGGAAGGAGCAGCTGGGTAAAGGTGACAGCAACAAAGACCAAGACATCATCCTGAGATACCTCAAG TTTGTTCTCACCACATGGGGACTGGATATCAACAAGAAAACGGTTGAAGAGAAGCGAAGTCTTAAAGGACGTATGAACGCTGCCATGCACCAACAGACTGTGACCTACATGAAGCCAATGTTCAGGAAACTCAAGTCCAAG ACCATGCAGGCGGATATCTTGGAGTGCCTGGTTCAAATCATGGGCTACTTGCTGGACAGGCACTACCTTAAG GCAAATGACTCTTACCTGGAGATGGCCATTGGTAATGCTCCATGGCCCATCGGAGTTACCATGGTGGGTATCCATGCCCGTACGGGCCGAGAGAAGATCTCATCCAGATATGTGGCTCATGTGCTCAACGACGAAACACAGAGAAAATACATTCAG GGACTGAAGCGTATCATGACCCAGGCTCAAGTGTTCTTCCCCACAGATCCTTCCAGAAGTGTCAACTTTGAGCCTATCCACCACTGA